The genome window TTGTTTCCAACTATTGAGTAATTGAGTGTACAGATCGTACATTTCTGGACGCCTATTTAATTCCATAAAAAACTTCGTCATTTTTTCGTTATCCTGAACTCCTTCAATACCCACAATATGTTGACCCCCCTCGTAAACAAATAACTTGAGACCTTTTTTTTGAGCCACATCTAAAAAATACTTAAAGTCATTCTCAACATCGGGCAAACTATCTTTGAAGCCAGGAAATAACCCGCCCTCTCTTAATTGTTTAAAAGCTTTGCCAAACCCGCCATCTGCGTCCTTCAACCAAGACTCTACTGTACTGAGACTTTCTTTCCCGCCCAAGTTTCCGCTAAAATATCCAGCTATGGCTAAGGCATCAATACCGTGTTGATAACAAGGTTTATTGCCTTCAGCCACCCAATAGGAACACTCTAAAGCATAAGTTTCTAACTCTCTCCAAGCTCTTTGAGTTCCTAACACGCAGACAACTCGATTCTTTTGGTCCCCAAAAACCCCTTTCCAGATATCGCACATTTGAGCACTACGCATTCCGTGCCATTGCATAAAAGCATCGCCTTTATCTCCCCACTTCGCTTTACCTTGTTCCAAAGCATAATGCGATTGTGGAAATGACCAATTCCAAACCTCATTAGAATACTCTACATTAACTTTCAGCTTTGGATCTAAACTATCTTTGACCATTTTAGCAAAGTTAGTCATATATTCATCCGTAGCCTGATGCGGCATATTAAACCAGGGTTCTGCTTTGATTTTGTTAGCTAACTTCACCATAACTTCTATGGGAACATTTCCTCTGTAAGCATAGGATATACTCTCTGGTTTAGGTCGGTTTGACCAGTCTTTTTGTTCCGAACCATTTGTCGCCATCCAGTCCATAAAACGCAAGACTCTAAATTTTTTAATCTTGTCTATAAACAGCGGATTAAATATTTCACCGCTTTGATAAAGCTGTTCATCCTGGGAGTGAACAACTTTAATATTGCGGATATAGTTCCCTGTTTTCTTGGGATCGGTAGCAGTAATTGTAATCATGATGCCTCCGCCTTGTGTGGCATCTACATTAATGATATCCCTCCCGGGTTTCGACGCAGCCTCATCTTTTTTGGCATCAAAGCCATATTCGATCGCACCTTCACCCTCATAACTAACAATATATTGCCCTGAAGGATAGCGATTGGGGATTTCCCTAAGTAATAGCGTACTTACCCTAGTATATTTAGGAGCATCTTCGGGGGATGGGAGAGACTTCACCCACCCATTTTCATCAAGATTTAAAAGATTATACTCCTCTGTATCCCATTCACCTTTACAGTTTGGTTGTCCGCTGACGCATTGAGTTATCCATTGTCTAGAAGATTTGAAAGCATCTAAAAAGGGTAATTGTGTGGAGTAGTCAGCAATACCATTAAGCCCTACTCCTAAAGAAGAGCGAGAATTTGACGTATTTTGTACATCTGTACGCACAGCTACTTTGTTATCTGTTTGCCGTGCTGCTGTGGGAGCAATATTAGTTGTTAAAGCCCAACAGCCGGGAATGAAAATGACAAAAATTAATAAACCCAGCACAAAGCCCAGAGCTTTGTTGTTCGATCTGATACTTAATCGAGACATAAATTTGACTGATTTTATTGTTTCAGGTAAAATCCGAGCGGTAAAACAGTTTTAATTTTGATATCTTATCAAAAAGTTCCTTCTAAAACTATCAGCTATAAGATTATTAACATTTTTGCCTCTGTGTGGAGGGGCGAGATCCCTTTCTGTCCCCAAGTGCGATCGCCCATCTAACCGTTTTTAGCCAAATCTTCTGTTTTCGGAGTTTCTGAAGTGGAGGGGAATGTTAATTGGATGTTAATATCCATTGATATTGTACTTTGCTCCAGCCAAGCTATATTAACTATCTTTATTAATGCTTCTGTAGGTACAGAATTATTTATTTTAAATTCAGGAGAAGACTGAGTTTTATATCCGGCTTCTTCTAGCCGATCGCAAATATTGCGCCAATTTCCTACAGGTTCGTTAGGTACATCTGCGATTTTTTAAACATACTGGTATAAAGTTTTACACAAATAAACCTCTGCACTTTTGGAACTCTGAAACAGTTGGCGGGCGATTTCGGCGGGACTGCAACCGGAAAGCAATCCTCGGAGGTAAAGTTTTTCTGTTTCTGTTAATCCCCTGCGCGATCGGGGAGAGATTTGCCGTTTAGCTTCTGCAAAAGCTTGGTAAAGTCTTTCTAAGTCCCAGTGTTTGGCGGCTTCGGCAAATAAATCTTCTTTTGATGCCATTTTCGGGTGTGGTGAGATGTGGCTAACAATAGCATAACCGAAATTGCTAGCGTTTGTTAGTTGTTTGCTAACAATAGGTAGTTTAGTATTAAATTACCCACTCATTGTCTCAGTGCAAATACTTAGAAAAGCGGGAAAGTGCGATCGCGATATTTCAAATTTTGCCTGTTTAGTTAACTTTCGTTAGTCAAACAGTTAGTTTTTGTCCCTTACACTGAGGTATTCCAATGGCTAAAGGTGATGAAATAGCGAAAGCGGCAGGTTCCGCTGCTGCGGGTGCTGCTGCGGGTGCTGGTGTGGTAGCTGCTTCTGGTTTTACGGCAATTGGTGCTGTTGGTGGAGGTGCAGGTATGGGTGCTGCTGCTGGCCCCGTTGGTATAGCCGTAGGTGCATTAGCAGGTTTGGCATTTTACGGGATTAGCAAGGCTCTTTCTGACGACTAAACATTGACTCGCGCCAGGGACTGAAGTCCCTGGCTAATAACTAAAGTCGGTTGAAACCGACTGAAATGATCGGGCAATTATCTTTGTGTCATTTTTTTTTCACCATTATTAATTTATGTCTTCTCAAGAATTCCAAGCAGCCTACAACAGCATCAAGGACACAGGTTATCGCCTCTTACAATATCTTAAAGAATTTCAAGAGGGGCTCGGCATTCAGGGAGATGAAAGTCAAGGGCTACAAAGCATTGAAGATGAAATTAACAAAGCTTTAAAGGCTTTGCAAGATCAGAAATATCAAGTAGCCGTCATTGCAGCAATGAAAGCTGGCAAAAGCACCTTCTTGAATTCTATCATCGGTGCTGATGTACTGGCGAGTGAAACGGCCGCCTGTACTATCTGCCGTACAGATGTCCGACACATTAAACCAGGCGAAACCCCTAAACTTTTAGAGTATCGAGAAGGAGAAAGAAAACCAGTCATTCTTGTTGAGGGTGATGCAGGCGAAATTCAGCAAAAATTCCTGCTGCGTACCCGTGAAATCCGAGAACAAGGCAATCCCGATAACACTACACGCTTTGAGATAGAGCATCCGATTGAAGCAATTAGCCAATTATCTTCTCTCACAGGCTTTACCTTAGTTGATACTCCCGGCCCTAATGAGTGGGAGTCTGCAAACTTCAACATTAATGAACTAAAGCAGACAGCACTAGAAGCACTGCGAACCTGCAATGCCATTCTGTTTATTTTAAACTACGCATCCTACAAAGATAATGCAGTTGCCGATTTGTTTAAGGATGTTGTTGAAAATCGTAAGGATTTTATAGCTGAGAACACGGGAAAAATTTACTTTATTTTGAATAAAGTTGACCAAAAAACAGAGAGAGACAAAGAAATTGCTGATGTCATTAAAGATTTAGAGCGAGAGTTAGTTGGCTTTGGCTTTTGCAATCCAGTTATTTACCCTGCTAGTTCTAGACAAGGACTTCTAGCGAAACTGATTCAGCAAGAAAAGGCCACTGAAAGCGAAACCAAAGACTTTAAAAAATTCTTTAGTGCTAGGTATGCCACGGAAGATGAGGAAGGAAACCAGATTATTCCTGCACCCCGAAAAATAGCAGCGCAAGCACTAGCAGATAGCGGTATCCTAACCATTCAAGAAACAGTCATTCAAAGGATTACTCAAAATTCTGGCTGGAATTTATTGAGTGAGGTGGTGGCAGAAATCGATAAAGCTGCTAAGGCTATTGAGGATACTCTGAATACAGAGATCCGGGGTTGGGAAATGGGGATTGAAGCCCTCAAACAAAAAGTAGAAGAGTACAGGAAACGCTCAGAAAATGCGAGGAGCCGAGTTGAATTAGTAAAAACAGCCGTGGAGGTACAAAAGCAAATACTAATTCAAGGATTTAGTCAAGGCATTAACACATTTGCTGATGAAGCTAAAACTCAGATAACCAGTGAGATAGATAAGATTGCAGGAGCACGTTCCGCTAACTCTCCAAAACCAAAAGATACTAAATATCTTCCCCAACCACGATCCAAAGTTGAAAAAAAGGGCTTCGTCGGACAAATAGTGGGAGAAATTGGAGAAGCACTATTAGGATCTATCCCTGTTTTTGGTGAGGGATTAGGCAAAGCATTCAAATTGAGCACATCTCTCTGGGATAAACTGAGTGAAACTGTTCCTGACAATTTCAATGGTTCTGTATCTGAACAAGATGATAAGCCTGAAAAGTTCGATCCATACATTATCCGTTGTAAGACTCAGACTGAAGCTCAAAAAATCCTAAAAACTATTAATGATGTTTGTGCGCCAAGTATTGAAAGTTGGTGGATAGATACTCAAGATCAGTTAGTTCGAGAGGGTACTAGCATCCGAGAGCAGTTAGCCGAAAAGATTCAAGAAGATATTCAAAAAATATCTGATGAGTTGTCTAATTATTTGGGTGATACTTTACAGGTTAGACTGAATATTAACCCGATTCAGTTTCCGAGTTTTGATTTTCCCGGAATTGATGCAGGGATTCAACGTCAAGTAGAGATATTTACCAGGACTGAAAAGATAACTGAGCTTAAAAAGAAAAGCAGGACAAAAAAATCAAAGAGTTTATGTAAGGGCGATCAAACTTACACGGTAGACGTTCCTATTGAAAAAACAATTGAAGTTCAAGACCAACGTACTATTTATCAAGTTGACTTGCGCCAAACTGTAAAACAAATTAAGCACAAAATTGATGACAATGTATCAGGAAGCCAGTTGCTGCTAGAGCAGGTGATAGAGCAACAAGTTTCTACGGATTTTAAAAGTGCCGAACGGCAAATCAATGATTATATCAACAGGTTTCAAAATGACTTCGATCGCGTTTTGAAGGAACGGGAAACGAAAGAAGCAGAAGCGCCGGAAATTCTGGCTCGTCTTGAGTATCAAAAAGCCAAGCTTATTGAGTACCTCAGTCAATTAAGTTCGATTCGGGAATCTCTCGATAGTTGGAAGCCCGTTAAGTAAAGTTATAGAAAGTACGATCGCCCTTTTTTCCCAAAGTGCGATCGACCTATAATTTCAGCATGGCAACCACTATCAAATTCACCAGAGCGATCGGTATAATTAAAAAATCAACATCAAATACAGTCAATTAATGCCATGATTGCTAATTTGCCCATCAAGCTGCCTCACTTACCCAACAGCTTGCCCAGCGAAGGTTCTGTCCGCATTGAGTTGGTCAACGGACTCTTAATATTTAGCGCTTCTATTCAAACCCAGGAACGAATTCAAACTTTAACAGCTCAACAACAAGCATCAAATCTCACTCCCGAAGAACAAACAGAATTGGATGGATATCGAGAATTCATTAGCTATCTAAATTTGGTAAATGAAACCATGAAAAATACTTTTCTATATCCTTTGCGAGGCACTGTCATTGGCTATGATGAGCCGTTTGAACCTGCGGTTTCCTTGGAAGATTGGGAAGTGTTACAATGATTGTACTAGATACTCATATATGGGTTTGGTGGGTTGATGATAACACACGACTGACTCAGAAACATCGGGACTGGATACAACAATATCAATCTCAAGGTTTAGGAATCAGCATCATTTCTTGTTGGGAGGTTGCTAAATTAGTAGAAATGGGAAGACTTACTTTGTCCGTTACAGTTGATGAGTGGTTAAAACAAGCTTTGGCTTATCCCGGAGTGCAGCTACTCGAACTCACCATTCCCATCATTGTCGAGTCAACTAAACTCACAGGTTTTCACCGCGATCCAGCAGATCAAATTATTGTGGCAACTGCGAGGATTTGCGGGTGTCCCTTACTAACTGCTGATGCAAAAATTCTGGCATATTCTGATGTACAGACTCTTCAGTGACAGGTAAAAAATGCCTTCGCCCCGGCCGCAAACTCTGGTTTCGCTGCTACTTTCAGTGAGGGAAAATACATGAAAATTCGAGAATCAGTTGGTAAGAGCATCTGGAACAATTCTGAGGGTTGGTGCTGCGAGCCTCTTGACCCCATACCGCCCGGTCATATTGCCCTAGCCGTTGAAGCGATAGATATTAATCTTGTAGACTGGGATCTCGAAGAAATTGGGGAAAAAGCAGGTTTTGATATTCAGTACAAATACACGGGAGTCAATGACCCGAAAGATTCATCTTTAGCTTGCGTAACTCAGTTTGTGGGTATCTACGAGGACTTCTCAAAGCTCGATCGCGATTTGGAAGTTTTGATGGCAGCCGGCATCCCGCGTCATTTATTTAAAATACTGACTGACAACGATGACATCGATTTGAAGCCTGTCACGCCATACCTCAAAGCAGTTTCCTAATGTTTTGGGTGCAACGCAATTGTTGCTTTTTCAAAGTACGCGGGTGCGTAGCTATCCCGTAGGAAATAGCCCTTTTTTCCTAAAGTGCGATCGCCCTTATCTAACTTCTATTCTCCTCGCATTACTAAGCAACTTCGAGTTCATATTGCAGAACTAAAATTTCATCAGCTTTCAACATAGCCATAGCATATTCACTCCCTTGACTATCAGCAAACTCCACTAAATACTGACATTCCTTTCCCGTCTCATACACTTCAATAATAGTTCCCACAAGTCCAACTGGCAAACTAGAAATAGATGCGTATTCTGGTTCCACTAGCGCTAATCGCGTATTGGAAATCGGCTTGAGAATCGCAACAGAATCCAAAACTCTAAAGTGTTTGATCGTAGTTTAACAAAAGCTGAAATCCAACAACGGTTAGAATTAGTTGAAGTATTTTCCGAGCAGTACCTTCTCAAGGTTTTTAGGGGCAGGTTTAGTTAGGATATACCCAATCGCAGCGAGTTTACCCCTTTCACGCACCCGCCCTCCCCACGCTAGGATTTACACCTTACTTAGGCCTTAAGTTCGCGCTGCTAAACTCAGAAGCAACAATCATCGACCCAATCCCCGCATCCGTAAATATTTCTTGCAGCAAAGCATGAGGAATTCGACCGTCAATAATGTGAGCACCCTTCACACCCTGAGCCAAACTCCGCACACAACAATTAACCTTCGGAATCATCCCCCCAGAGACAACTCCCGACTCAACCAACTCTCTCGCTTCCTGAATATCTAACTTAGCAATCAGACTCTCAGGTTTGTGATAATCCTCTAAAATTCCCGCCGTATCAGTCATCAAAATCAACTTTTCTGCTCCCAAACCAGCCGCAATTTCCCCAGCTACCGTGTCAGCATTAATGTTGTAAGATTGACCGTTTTCATCGGCTGCCACGCTCGACACCACCGGAATATAACCGCTGTTCACCAAAGACTCCAAAATCTGGATTTTCACGCCGCTGACTTCACCAACAAATCCAATTCCTTCCCGGCCATCTGGACGAGCTTGAATCAGATTGGCATCCTTGCCGCACAATCCCACTGCTTTGCCGCCAGCTTGGTTGATTAACGAAACAATTTCCTTATTTACTTTACCCACCAAAACCATTTCTACAACTTCCATTGTCGCGGCATCAGTCACCCGCAAACCATCCTTAAATTGCGGCTCAATTCCCAATTTTTCCAGCCAAATATTAATTTCCGGGCCGCCGCCGTGAACCACAACCGGACGCATCCCCACGCAAGCTAGCAGCACAATATCCCGAACTACCTTGTCTTTGAGATTGCTATCTTTCATCGCCGCACCGCCATATTTGACCACAATGGTGCGACCGGCAAAGTGTTGAATGTAAGGCAGTGCTTCGGACAGCACCTCTACTCGATTAGTGTCCGAATTCCTAACAAAATCGCTTTGTTTGAGCATGGGTAAATTACAAAAGACTAAAAACTTAATTCTAAACTTTAATGGCTAAAGCACAGATCAACAGCCACAAAAATCACTTTTTCCCTTGAAGTTATGGACGCACAGGCCCCCTCGCCTTTATTGAACCCCATCCTCAAAAAATTAATAGGTTTTTTTAATAAAATGATTAAAATTTATGTATTATAACTTATACATTTTTTGCTACAGTCAAGAAATGTATAGCTCCCTTGATTTACTTAACCTTTTATGTTAACTGCTGTCGCCCAAGACTCCGAAAACCTTCAGTCCAAGCTACCATCAGAGGCTGACTCGTCCCCCCGGATGACGGTATTTTGCGATTTAGACGGGCCCATAGTCGATGTGTCCGATCGCTACTACACTACCTACCAACAGGGATTGGCCGATACTCAAGCAGCTTATCTCGATCGGGGAATCAACCTCAACCTTCACATCCTCAGCAAACAGCAGTTTTGGCAAATGAAACAAAACCGAGTGCCCGATGCTGAAATAGCCAAAAGTTCCGGCTTGTCGGGAGAAGAAATTCACGTTTTTCTCGGATGCGTCAGTCAGATTGTCAATCAGCCAGACTTGTTGCACTTAGATCGCATCCAGCCGGGAGTGCAATGGGCGATCGGACTTCTGCACTCCCGCGGCGTGCGGCTGATTTTAGTCACCCTGCGGCCGAGAAATCAAGCCGTTCAACTGTTACAAAATTACGGTTTAGCCAGACTGTTTACCAGCATTCGCGGCAGTCAGATGGTCGATGCCGCCTACCATAACTATACAGCCTTAAAAACTGAATTGTTGGCTGAAGTGGCAGAAGAATTTGAGTCATCGCTGGGTTCTGCTTGGATGATCGGAGATACAGAAGCAGACATCCTCGCAGGAAAAGCATTGGGAATACCTACAATTGCCGTTACCTGCGGAATTCGCAGCCGCTATCAACTCCAAAAGCACCAGCCTAATTTCATTCTCAGCAACTTGATTATTGCCGTTCATCACTTATTAGGTTCCGGACAACAAATAATAGTAGAATGACTCCAGTTAACAGTAATTAGTTAACAGTTAACTGTTGACGGTTAACTGTTGACTAAGGACTCATGACTGCTGACTAATAACTGACTAAGGCTTTTCTAGATTCCTGGTCATTTCCCACAAGCGATTGAGCGGAAAATAAATCACCGGAGCCCAAAGACTGCTAAGAATAGCAGAACACAAAGCCACTCGCTGATGATAGCTCCAAATTTCCAGTAAAGCCCGATCGCCCATAGTAAAAAATTGCAGCCCCATCACCGTTTCCGCTACCACCGCCATCCCAAACACAATTAACGCCATCGGAATCGGATCTCTCTCAACAATATCTACCGGAATCGACCAGGTTTTCTGCAAAACAACTGTTAAGACTCCTACAACAACTAGACTGACAGCGTGGGTGGGATGAGGAGCCGTCATCGCATCTTGAAGAAACCCCAAAACCAAGCCCATGCTTGCAGCTCCCCAAACTGTACGTTTCCGCTTAATACTCCAAGCTACCAACCAAATTAACAGCCAGTTCGGTCCAATTCCCAGCAATTCCATTCCCGGCATCCGAGTGGGCAATATCAGTATGCACAGCATCACAGATAGAAATGTAACTGCGAAGTTGAGAAATTGGCGCGATCGCGAAGACATCCGAGATAAAGCTTTCATTGTTGCTGTGCTCCCTCGGATGGTGCAGAAGATTGACTCTGCGAATCCTTTGTTTCGGCTTGCTTAGAGTGGGGGTAAACCACCGCCCACTCCAGAGCATTCATCGGTGCAGAAAACTCAACCACAGCTTCTGGAGCCGGAGTTTTATTCATATCCACCGAAACCACTTTTCCCACCGGCAAACCAGGAGGGAACAACTGACTGAAAGAAGAGGTTGAAACCACATCCCCAGGCTTGACATTGGGAACATTATCAAAAAACTCCATCACAGCCTGATTACCCCCTTTACCGCGCATAAAACCCATGTGGCGACTGCGGGTAATTCCCACACCCAATTGACTCGTAGCGTCGCTGACTAACAGCACCAAGCTAGTATTAGGAGTAACGCTGACAACTCTGCCTACTAAACCGCCGGGGCCCATCACAGTAAAATCTGTTTTGATGCCATCCTTACTGCCGCGCCCCAAGGTTACTTGCTGCCACCAGTGGTCGGCGCTGCGACCGACAATAGGAGCTACAATCCCTTTAGGTTTCTTAGCAGAAACGTAACCTAAAAGCTCTTTTAGCTTCTGATTTTGAGTCTCTGATTCTAATAGCTGCGCTTGCAATTCTTGAGTGCGCGCCGAGATGAGCTCCTCTTGTGCAGATCCGTTGGCGTGAAACGGACGAGTCACCCAATTGTAAACTTCAAATACTGCCGCACCTTGTGTTTGTCGAACTCCCCAAGCGGCAGTTACAGCTAAACCTAAAAGAGCAATTTGCAGCCGCAGATCCCACCACTTTCGGAATGTATTTTTTAGCATAATTTCACTAATCTAAAATTGTTAAGTCAGGATTTTAGATTTGAGATTGCAGCCGTATTTATTGCTAAATCCACAATCCCAAATTTTTTAACTACATATTACGCGACGACTGCCCGCTGAAAACCCGTTCCAACTGTTTGTTTTCCAATACTCGACCAGTTCCCAAAACCACGCAGCACAGCGGATCGGCTGCCACGTGAGTGACAATTCCTGTTTCGTGACTGATCAGAGTATCTAAACCTTTCATCAGCGCGCCGCCACCAGCCAGCATAATTCCCCTGTCAATAATATCTGCTGCTAATTCCGGCGGGGTGCGTTCCAAAGTACGCTTGACAGCTTCCACAATTACTGAAAGCGGTTCCGACATACTTTCGCGAATTTCTGGGCCTTTGATAGTAACAGTTCGCGGCAAACCAGACAGTAAGTGCAAGCCCCGCACTTCCATCATTACATCGTCATCCTCTGGAGTTGGATATGCAGAACCAACCTGAATCTTAATTTCTTCAGCAGTGCGTTCGCCGATGACCAAATTGTGAACTTTTTTCATGTATTGGACGATCGCCTCATTGAGTTCGTCGCCGGCTACCCGCACAGACTCGCTGATCACCGTACCTTGCAAACTCAAAACCGCAACTTCCGTAGTACCTCCGCCTATATCTATAATCATATTGCCAGTCGCCTCAGCAACAGGCAGTCCAGCCCCGATCGCCGCCGCGATGGGTTCATCAATTAACCGTACTTCTCTAGCACCAGCCTGAGTCGCCGCCTCAATGACAGCACGCCTCTCGACTCCGGTGACACCGCTGGGGATGCCAATAATGATCCGCGGCGAAACTAAGCTTCGGCCTTCGTGAACCCTGCGGATAAAAGTCTTGAGCATCAGTTCTGCCGTATCGAAGTCTGCAATTACGCCGTCGCGAAGCGGGCGCAGTGCGATGACATTCCCTGGCGTGCGCCCGAGCATTTTTTTTGCTTCTTCTCCAACAGCCAGCGGTATTTTTAAATCTTGGTCGATCGCCACTACAGAAGGTTCCTGCAGAACAATACCTTGGCCCGATACATAAACGAGCGTGTTAGCAGTACCGAGGTCGATACCCATATCTCTAGATAACGAAAATCGATTGAGAAGACCCACTGATTTGTACCCCCCCCCAAAAACTAAAATACTATTGTGTGCAATAATGTTGTTACAAAAGTGTAACCGAGGTGGATTCTATTACGTTTTTCATCCTGAGTCTAGTCAGAAATGTACATTGTCGAGCTCAGGTGAGCGCAGACTTGCCAATCATCCACAATCAATATGTTCTCCTAACTGGGTGTACAATCAGGATGAAGCCTCACAAGCGCTGTTCCAAGTTCAGTTTGGAGGCTAATGCGCGTGTGGACTGTTTAACTACATCACCGATCGACCACATTCCCAAAAAAGTTTATGAGTCTTAATGTTGTAACTTTAGTAGGCCGCGTCGGCGGCGACCCGGACGTAAAGTATTTTGAGTCGGGTACAGTTAAGTGTAATTTGACGCTGGCAGTGAACCGCAGAACCAAGAACAGCGATCAACCAGACTGGTTCAATCTGGAAATCTGGGGCAAAACAGCGCAGATTGCTGCTGACTACGTTCGCAAAGGCTCTCTAATTGGCGTAACTGGCTCTTTGAAGTTCGATCGCTGGCAAGACCGCAATAGCGGAGCAAATCGCTCGAAGCCGGTAATTAAAGTAGACCATTTAGACTTGCTGGGTTCCAAACGCGACAACGAGTCGGGTATGCCGCAACACAACAGCGAATTCTAGCGTTTGGGGAATTTGGGAATTAATATTTGTGAATTGGGTGGGTGCTCGTGACTTCAGAAAAGTTAGAAATTGTTCAAACTGAGTACCAAGCTGGGCAAGTAGCTTTTGAGAGTGGCCGGTATGCTCAAGCTGTGCAGAGTTTAGAAACAGCTACCGGTTTAGTCGATCGAAATTCGCGGTTGGGCGGTGAGGTGCAGATGTGGTTAGTGACAGCCTACGAAGCCTCTGGCAATACAGAAAGGGCGATCGAGCTTTGCAGGCAACTCACCCGCCATCCCCGCCTAGAAACCCGCCAGCAAGCAAAGCGCTTGCTGTTCATTCTCGAAGCTCCCAAACTCACTATACCTCCTGAATGGATGGTGAAAATCCCCGATTTGGCAGCTTTAGATGAAAATCAATCAATCAGTTTTCAAGCCAATCCGAACGCTGATATCAAGTACGCTAAACCCAAGCCAGTCGTACCAGAGCCTGTAGATTTGAGTCAGGTTAATACGAAAGACAATCGGTTTATCTGGGTGGCGTTAATCGCGATCGGGCTAATTTTGATCGGCTTATTTATTAGTTATTAATAATTTTTTTCCTTCTCACCAACTCTATCTCTAGGGTGCGCCGAGGCGCACCTTACCCCTACTGAGAGAAGTTAAGCAATGCCTTTTAGCAATTATAAAAGTATCAGTGCGGTCGCCAAAGAATTCCAAATTAATTACCTGCGAGATAATTTCATTGTCGAAACAGAATTTGCAGTCAGCGACGTTTTTCGGAATGAATTAGAATTGATTTTCAATGAGGGAGTATTTGACAACTCGGAAATCGCCATTTGTGAAAATATCATTTATCCTGTATTAAAAGAAGTTTGGAAAAAATATCGCAGTAATTTTCTAATCTGGAGTCACCAAACCTTAGTCTATAATGAGAATCTGTCAGGAATTCTAGATTATATATTGGCCAAGCGCTCCCCCCTTGGCACAGTAGTTTTTGACAAGCCCTATTTCATATTAGTTGAAGCCAAGAAAGAGAGCGCATTTGATGAAGGATGGGGGCAGTGTTTGGCAGAAACGATCGCCGTGCAGCGACTTAACAATGAACCGGAACAAACTATCTTTGGTATTGTTTCTAATGGGGCAGTTTGGCAGTTTGGCAAGTTCAAATTAGATATGTTTACTCAAAATAAAATTTTCTATACTATTCAGGACTTAGAACGACTGTTTGCAGCCGTTAACTATGTTTTTAAACAGTGTGAATTACAATTAGAGGACAAGGAAGAAGTAAGGAACGACACTGATACACGGATTAATTATCGA of Oscillatoria nigro-viridis PCC 7112 contains these proteins:
- a CDS encoding dynamin family protein, which translates into the protein MSSQEFQAAYNSIKDTGYRLLQYLKEFQEGLGIQGDESQGLQSIEDEINKALKALQDQKYQVAVIAAMKAGKSTFLNSIIGADVLASETAACTICRTDVRHIKPGETPKLLEYREGERKPVILVEGDAGEIQQKFLLRTREIREQGNPDNTTRFEIEHPIEAISQLSSLTGFTLVDTPGPNEWESANFNINELKQTALEALRTCNAILFILNYASYKDNAVADLFKDVVENRKDFIAENTGKIYFILNKVDQKTERDKEIADVIKDLERELVGFGFCNPVIYPASSRQGLLAKLIQQEKATESETKDFKKFFSARYATEDEEGNQIIPAPRKIAAQALADSGILTIQETVIQRITQNSGWNLLSEVVAEIDKAAKAIEDTLNTEIRGWEMGIEALKQKVEEYRKRSENARSRVELVKTAVEVQKQILIQGFSQGINTFADEAKTQITSEIDKIAGARSANSPKPKDTKYLPQPRSKVEKKGFVGQIVGEIGEALLGSIPVFGEGLGKAFKLSTSLWDKLSETVPDNFNGSVSEQDDKPEKFDPYIIRCKTQTEAQKILKTINDVCAPSIESWWIDTQDQLVREGTSIREQLAEKIQEDIQKISDELSNYLGDTLQVRLNINPIQFPSFDFPGIDAGIQRQVEIFTRTEKITELKKKSRTKKSKSLCKGDQTYTVDVPIEKTIEVQDQRTIYQVDLRQTVKQIKHKIDDNVSGSQLLLEQVIEQQVSTDFKSAERQINDYINRFQNDFDRVLKERETKEAEAPEILARLEYQKAKLIEYLSQLSSIRESLDSWKPVK
- a CDS encoding type II toxin-antitoxin system VapC family toxin, giving the protein MIVLDTHIWVWWVDDNTRLTQKHRDWIQQYQSQGLGISIISCWEVAKLVEMGRLTLSVTVDEWLKQALAYPGVQLLELTIPIIVESTKLTGFHRDPADQIIVATARICGCPLLTADAKILAYSDVQTLQ
- a CDS encoding DUF4926 domain-containing protein, with the protein product MDSVAILKPISNTRLALVEPEYASISSLPVGLVGTIIEVYETGKECQYLVEFADSQGSEYAMAMLKADEILVLQYELEVA
- the argB gene encoding acetylglutamate kinase gives rise to the protein MLKQSDFVRNSDTNRVEVLSEALPYIQHFAGRTIVVKYGGAAMKDSNLKDKVVRDIVLLACVGMRPVVVHGGGPEINIWLEKLGIEPQFKDGLRVTDAATMEVVEMVLVGKVNKEIVSLINQAGGKAVGLCGKDANLIQARPDGREGIGFVGEVSGVKIQILESLVNSGYIPVVSSVAADENGQSYNINADTVAGEIAAGLGAEKLILMTDTAGILEDYHKPESLIAKLDIQEARELVESGVVSGGMIPKVNCCVRSLAQGVKGAHIIDGRIPHALLQEIFTDAGIGSMIVASEFSSANLRPK
- a CDS encoding HAD family hydrolase, which translates into the protein MLTAVAQDSENLQSKLPSEADSSPRMTVFCDLDGPIVDVSDRYYTTYQQGLADTQAAYLDRGINLNLHILSKQQFWQMKQNRVPDAEIAKSSGLSGEEIHVFLGCVSQIVNQPDLLHLDRIQPGVQWAIGLLHSRGVRLILVTLRPRNQAVQLLQNYGLARLFTSIRGSQMVDAAYHNYTALKTELLAEVAEEFESSLGSAWMIGDTEADILAGKALGIPTIAVTCGIRSRYQLQKHQPNFILSNLIIAVHHLLGSGQQIIVE
- the mreD gene encoding rod shape-determining protein MreD; its protein translation is MKALSRMSSRSRQFLNFAVTFLSVMLCILILPTRMPGMELLGIGPNWLLIWLVAWSIKRKRTVWGAASMGLVLGFLQDAMTAPHPTHAVSLVVVGVLTVVLQKTWSIPVDIVERDPIPMALIVFGMAVVAETVMGLQFFTMGDRALLEIWSYHQRVALCSAILSSLWAPVIYFPLNRLWEMTRNLEKP
- the mreC gene encoding rod shape-determining protein MreC — encoded protein: MLKNTFRKWWDLRLQIALLGLAVTAAWGVRQTQGAAVFEVYNWVTRPFHANGSAQEELISARTQELQAQLLESETQNQKLKELLGYVSAKKPKGIVAPIVGRSADHWWQQVTLGRGSKDGIKTDFTVMGPGGLVGRVVSVTPNTSLVLLVSDATSQLGVGITRSRHMGFMRGKGGNQAVMEFFDNVPNVKPGDVVSTSSFSQLFPPGLPVGKVVSVDMNKTPAPEAVVEFSAPMNALEWAVVYPHSKQAETKDSQSQSSAPSEGAQQQ